A section of the Cuniculiplasma divulgatum genome encodes:
- a CDS encoding class I SAM-dependent methyltransferase — METRTPPDIPDYEDRDFVIEDAEADMEFRIIHELLPPFSRWTVDLGCGYGRLSAALSRKSGKLILVDYSMTGMKRARQKMLDDGISASFLLADISHLPFRSDSIDTIAMFRVFHHFNDPALAIREIVRCMRPSGHIVFNYNSSDNASMMLFWLKHRINGGNNHQKFPFPLMPGTLRANPEDDKRPIYFQTHSTLRSLMQQNGLVQSHGNFHSGMLGKVAFKNGFFQDAVRDLQTRMLDKWPSRFLFPNNYVLCRKEGRNNGTQFHNLEDLLACPVCSETIFIEGDSMECANGHRFTISDGIYDFRNPS; from the coding sequence GTGGAAACCAGGACCCCGCCAGATATTCCAGATTATGAGGATCGGGATTTTGTCATTGAAGACGCCGAGGCAGACATGGAATTCAGGATAATCCATGAACTCCTTCCGCCATTTTCCCGGTGGACTGTTGATCTCGGGTGTGGGTATGGAAGATTATCCGCTGCTCTTTCCAGGAAATCCGGGAAACTCATACTTGTGGACTACTCAATGACCGGCATGAAAAGGGCCAGACAGAAGATGCTTGATGATGGGATATCAGCTTCCTTCCTGCTTGCTGACATTTCACACCTGCCGTTCAGATCTGACAGCATTGACACCATAGCAATGTTCAGGGTATTCCATCACTTTAATGATCCTGCCCTGGCAATTCGGGAAATAGTGCGCTGCATGAGACCCTCTGGACATATTGTATTCAATTATAATTCCTCAGACAATGCATCAATGATGCTGTTCTGGCTGAAGCACAGAATCAATGGAGGAAACAACCATCAGAAATTCCCGTTTCCACTGATGCCTGGCACGCTTAGGGCCAATCCGGAGGACGATAAAAGGCCCATATATTTTCAGACCCATTCAACACTGAGGTCATTAATGCAGCAAAATGGCCTTGTGCAGTCTCATGGAAACTTTCATTCGGGAATGCTTGGAAAGGTTGCATTTAAAAACGGATTCTTTCAGGATGCTGTCCGTGATCTGCAGACGCGCATGCTGGACAAGTGGCCCTCCAGATTTCTCTTCCCCAACAATTATGTGCTCTGCAGAAAGGAAGGACGCAATAACGGCACACAGTTTCATAATTTGGAGGATTTGCTTGCCTGTCCTGTGTGCTCCGAAACTATTTTCATTGAAGGTGACTCCATGGAGTGCGCAAATGGGCACAGATTTACCATTTCAGACGGGATCTACGATTTCAGGAACCCATCGTAA
- a CDS encoding methyltransferase domain-containing protein: MLGKDKEVYYKMLDQVFSRASALYDERILSNFVNVSIRNIEMSILLSYSFRGCVALEIGQGTGEESSRYIKATGNRLDAVDVSGGMVDYSRMKMTRLGYGELYNAIQLPASDIAHLNKIYDIVYSFNGLINTEPDLTDLKDGINKITKPGSVIILSFRNSSCLGENLIRLVSNRPDLGRDRTLASVDVQVAGDSVPSIYYSLDDASKFIPENFSITGIYGLAVLFPPYLAGVVKSGMAKRIISAAERAICFLPFFRTHGDEILIVARRYA, translated from the coding sequence ATGCTAGGAAAAGATAAGGAAGTGTATTATAAGATGCTGGATCAGGTCTTTTCCCGGGCTTCGGCACTATATGATGAGAGGATACTGTCCAATTTTGTAAACGTCAGTATCAGAAACATTGAGATGTCCATACTGCTTTCATATTCATTCAGGGGGTGTGTTGCACTTGAAATTGGACAGGGCACCGGGGAGGAATCCTCGCGCTATATCAAGGCAACGGGCAACAGGCTGGATGCTGTTGATGTGTCAGGCGGCATGGTGGACTATTCCCGGATGAAAATGACAAGGCTGGGATATGGTGAACTGTATAATGCCATACAATTGCCAGCTTCAGATATTGCCCATCTCAATAAGATCTATGACATTGTTTACAGCTTCAATGGCCTTATAAATACAGAACCTGATTTAACTGATCTGAAGGACGGGATTAACAAAATAACAAAACCAGGCTCAGTCATCATACTGTCTTTCCGCAACAGTTCCTGCCTTGGGGAGAATCTCATCAGGCTGGTCAGCAACAGGCCTGATCTGGGAAGGGATCGCACGCTGGCAAGCGTGGATGTCCAGGTAGCCGGAGACAGCGTACCCTCCATATATTACTCCCTGGATGACGCTTCAAAGTTCATTCCAGAGAATTTCAGTATTACTGGAATATATGGACTGGCTGTGCTTTTTCCGCCTTATCTGGCCGGGGTTGTGAAATCAGGGATGGCAAAAAGGATCATATCTGCCGCGGAAAGGGCCATCTGCTTTCTGCCTTTCTTCAGGACGCATGGAGATGAGATTCTAATTGTTGCAAGAAGATATGCGTGA
- a CDS encoding class I SAM-dependent methyltransferase: MLQEDMREIKIVLPPPDLTEISANFTIDRGRVSVILTESRRRILRRGIEPIIDGKTYRAAKCDLGKTTEAFLRKYGREHMDRYFTGRKRIAYMLTPVTEEPTTAIWENTYAESHSSQYAERIQGDKVQMHLRTVASDCLRKFMADGVSILEVGCSNGYEISLAKRGFSGTSCVCADVSPEAIEFAKQHSPAGTYDRFVEVSGNWNESIGSFHIIYSTFGAADTSSFHEIASFAGNNLKRNGLFIGTALNRFAAWDLVLSAITGKRGYARNRLSGIIPAGDSRYPVTVFARSVKEISSNGILHPVAFRGLSMLFAPYNYRRINRILIKIPFMRKLDEILSGIFPVSLLCEYILFVMSPATG, from the coding sequence TTGTTGCAAGAAGATATGCGTGAAATCAAGATTGTCCTGCCTCCACCGGACCTGACTGAGATCAGTGCTAATTTCACCATTGACCGTGGAAGAGTATCGGTAATCCTCACGGAAAGCAGACGCAGAATCCTGAGAAGAGGGATTGAACCCATAATAGACGGGAAAACATACAGAGCAGCTAAATGTGACCTGGGGAAAACTACTGAAGCATTTCTCAGGAAGTACGGAAGAGAACACATGGACAGGTACTTCACAGGCAGGAAAAGAATTGCGTATATGCTGACTCCCGTAACGGAAGAACCCACAACTGCCATTTGGGAAAATACCTATGCGGAATCGCATTCATCCCAGTACGCCGAAAGGATTCAGGGGGATAAGGTGCAGATGCACCTGAGGACTGTGGCCTCAGATTGTCTCAGGAAATTCATGGCAGATGGAGTATCCATTCTGGAAGTGGGCTGCTCAAACGGCTATGAAATAAGCCTGGCGAAAAGGGGATTTTCAGGAACAAGCTGCGTATGCGCTGATGTATCGCCGGAAGCCATTGAATTTGCAAAGCAACATTCCCCTGCAGGCACGTATGACAGATTTGTGGAAGTGAGTGGAAACTGGAATGAGTCCATCGGTTCCTTCCATATCATCTACAGCACATTTGGTGCCGCCGATACATCGTCATTTCATGAGATCGCCAGCTTTGCAGGAAACAACCTCAAAAGGAATGGATTGTTCATTGGCACGGCGCTTAACAGGTTTGCAGCCTGGGACCTGGTTCTTTCAGCCATAACAGGGAAGAGAGGCTATGCCAGGAATCGACTGTCGGGAATCATCCCTGCAGGTGATAGCAGGTACCCCGTTACGGTATTTGCACGAAGTGTGAAAGAAATAAGTTCCAACGGTATTCTTCATCCTGTGGCATTCCGAGGCTTATCCATGCTGTTTGCGCCCTATAATTACAGGCGAATAAACAGAATACTGATTAAGATACCATTCATGAGGAAGCTTGACGAGATTCTTTCTGGAATCTTTCCCGTAAGCTTGCTGTGCGAATACATCCTCTTTGTCATGAGTCCGGCTACTGGATAA
- a CDS encoding glycosyltransferase family 2 protein, with translation MTLRNAVFFSYARPADVEYAMEKALSDVFDETTMAIGGVHTDIDAESLDHRNIKILYEQRKMGKSSSYNRAIQNIRDGHIFLISADTRFDDSVVSRMIQCLGDSYELAFPRIEPFHGSSLASKLGEVMWHFHDSYVAMKESRNQFFCGGEFQVVRHRFIIPSSDIVNDDEYLCHRTVAAGGRIRYCRDVVVHNTVPGSTKELLRQRIRVNFGHMQSRKQLGEHASFSISSLNPLETIAAIRNFNNDYPGSLAILFMASIVEIFSLLGAFLLRVKGRDLSNW, from the coding sequence ATGACGCTTAGGAATGCGGTGTTCTTCAGCTATGCAAGGCCCGCGGATGTTGAATATGCAATGGAAAAGGCCCTTTCTGATGTGTTTGATGAAACCACCATGGCCATTGGAGGCGTCCATACAGATATTGATGCTGAGAGCTTAGACCACAGGAATATTAAGATACTCTATGAACAGAGGAAAATGGGGAAGTCCTCCTCATACAACAGGGCAATTCAAAACATCCGTGATGGCCATATATTCCTCATATCCGCAGATACAAGGTTTGATGATTCTGTGGTGAGTAGGATGATCCAGTGCCTTGGTGACAGTTACGAGCTTGCATTCCCCAGAATAGAACCGTTTCATGGGAGCAGCCTAGCATCGAAGTTAGGTGAGGTCATGTGGCATTTTCATGATTCTTATGTTGCCATGAAGGAATCCAGAAACCAGTTCTTCTGCGGTGGCGAATTCCAGGTGGTCAGGCATCGCTTCATCATACCCAGCAGCGATATTGTCAACGATGATGAATATCTCTGCCACAGGACCGTGGCTGCAGGAGGAAGGATAAGGTACTGCAGGGATGTGGTTGTTCACAACACAGTGCCAGGCTCAACGAAGGAACTTCTGAGGCAGAGAATCCGTGTTAACTTCGGGCATATGCAGTCCAGAAAGCAGCTTGGGGAGCACGCCTCCTTCTCAATCTCATCTCTTAATCCACTTGAGACCATTGCGGCAATCAGAAATTTCAACAATGATTACCCCGGAAGTCTGGCTATTCTGTTCATGGCATCCATTGTTGAAATATTCTCTCTTTTGGGGGCATTTTTATTAAGGGTTAAAGGCAGGGATCTGAGCAACTGGTAA